Below is a genomic region from Phacochoerus africanus isolate WHEZ1 chromosome X, ROS_Pafr_v1, whole genome shotgun sequence.
gctgtacagtgggaaaataaaaaaaaattataaaaaaagaagctGGGCAACATATGTGCACTCTTCCACAGTATTGGTTGATAAAGAAATTAAGGGAGAAACACGTGGTAGAAgaccaagaaaaatatttgacacGTCTATACATATCAATCCACAATTCCATTGAAATATTCCAAGACATTCAGGTACAAAGGTGTTCATTACAGAATTGATCTTACATGAAAGATATcagaactattttaaatataccCCAAGGATGCTTGGTTGTAGAAATTATAGCTCGTCCCTCTGATGGAATATTATGTAACAACAGAATTCAAGGAGAATATTTAATGATTTAGAAAAATGGTCACAGAGaaatattaaagtgaaaataCCCTCCAATGAAACaatgcatattttattataaatataaaggtATGTAGATATCTACTAGTTAAACATGTATTTTGTCAAGTAGTGGTAAAAGTAGTGACTTTCTTTTGTTatattaacaattaaaatatttatattataatcatGTAAAGATTgtataaattatgtttaaaataataaacttttaaaagatccTAATTCCCtgacaaaatatttggaaaattcagaaatgatTGCAATACCAAGTGCAGAAAATAACACAGGTAATCCAGGTCCTCTTAAAATGCTCGTGCAGCTTACAAAGTTAAACTTATAGTATCTCTACAGACAGCCAGTTAATAATGCAATCCCTCACCAAACTGCTGGTatcttttgatatttaaatttttttgcaatatttaattaagaaaagaacTGGAAAGTCAGCAAGAATAGTGCCATATAATGCACTAGGTAGCTTGgtttgaataaagaaaaaggaaaaacaacctaGATGTACAACAATGAAGAAGTAGTTAaactatatatacaatatacacacacaaagagaacagacacggatatgtatgtacatacatataaccACCTGTTAAGTCATTAATTCAATGAAACATTAAcagcaagagaaaatattttaaaagtatctttaaTGACATGAAATGAAGTTcaagggtatgtgtgtgtataaatatacatatatatacacacaaatgcatgTGTGAAAAGCAGGTATAAAAACAgtatgtacatattatatacatacgtGATATATGAATACAAAAAATACTAGAGCGATACAGCCAAAATGTTTCAGTAATTCTTAGAAAATATTAGACAAGTATAGATGAAAATGCTTCAGGAAGATAGGGGTGGTCATTAGGATTGATTACCGGTGACaataattttcttctgttaacTAGTCTGctttgcgatttttttttttttcctgcaatgaagctgaattatttttctgacaATGGGGAAAAGGGCAGGAAGTAGGCACAGGGGAAGGAGGTgataaacaatatttaaattcAGCAAAACAACCAAGGACAGCGAAATACCATTTGCAGCCCATCAAGCTGGccaacacagacacagacacacacacacacaggcgcgcgcacacacacacacacacacacacacacacacacacacgtcagtGCCAGTGACCAGGAGACTATGCAGGGAAAATGGGCATACTCTTTTTACTAGCTGAGCTGGCTGGCATGAATGCAAATCAGTACAATGCTTATGAAGGGGCCATTTGGCAACACACAGGAAAGGTCTTTAAAATGTCCACATGTGGATCCTGCAAGTCCACAATTAAGATCATCCGGTATGCTAGCGAAGATTTGGCTTGACAAGGAAGAATTCACTCATCAGAGTATACACAGTGCTGGGTTTAAACACGGAAAGAACTAGGCACCACCTGAATGTCCAACAATGCGGGAATGATTACAGAAACGATAGGGTCCATTGATACACTCTGCAGGCACCGAAGATTATGTTTCTGAAGCCTGTTGAATAACATGGAAAGGAGTTCAGTGGGttgatttttgtttggtttttgtttttgaaaaagcaGGTTAAGAAACACCACATACATGAACCATTCTATAACAGTGTGTTAAAGGGGAAggtgaagggggggggggaggtgaggaagggcaggagagagagggagaaaagagagcctgGATAAAGAGCACACCAAAAAGGTAAAAGTGGTTGTCTCTGGGTAGTAGGGTCATGGGGAGCAATTGCTCTCTTGGTTTTCCCTCATCtgacttccttctccttcctgatGTTCCTACCATGAAATTGTATCACCTGTGCAATAAACAAAGAGAGAAAGTGCTTTTTAAACCAAACCACAAGGAGAAGAGGCAGGCTTTAACCTATCAAGTGGCACAGATTAGCAAGGTTATTCACAAGATCCAAGGTgggtgtgggggaagggggagggggcacgagagggcaggggagagagacagagagggagggagggagagatggagggaggcaaggtggaaggggggagagagagagacggacAGAGAGCGAGATagcgagagcgagagagcgagagacCTGCACTCCCAATACAATATACTGCtggtgggttgggggtgggggaggcaaagGGGGGTTGTAAACCGGGTGGGAGCCAAGGCTTGGCTCTGCTGGCTGGCTCGCTCCTGGGATGTCTTCATCGCAAGGTGGCCTCCTCGTCGGTGTCTTCCTCGAAATCCTTGACGTCAGCACTGGTGGACTGTCTGGCCCAGGCTCCCCTTTCGGCCTCTCGTTCTTTATGCGACTTGAATCTCCCAACGAAAATTTTGCGGTAGTTCAGGAACATGCCATTCATCGCGTCGATGGCGCGCTCGGCGGACTCCTGCTTCTGGAAGTGCACGAACCCGTAGCCCTTGGGCCCCTTTTCGTCGCAGGCCACTTTGCAGGAGAGGATGTTGCCGAACGCCGAGAAGATGTTGTACAGAGCCTTGTTGTCGATGGTCTTGCCCAGGTTCTTGATGAAGACGTTGCCCACCCCGCTCTTGCGGAGCGAGGGGTCCCGCTGGGACCACATGATGCGCACTGGCCTGCCCTTAATGACATCAAAGTTCAGGGTCTCCAGGGCCCGCTTGGCGTCCACCGGTTGCTGGTAGTTGACATATGCATAGCCCAACGAGCGGCGGGTGATCTTGTCCCTGCAGATGCGGATGGAGAGGATGGGCCCGGCCGGGCTGAACTTCTCATACAGCATTGCCTCCGTCACCTCAGGGTGCAGGTCGCCCACATAGAGCGAGGCCATAGGAAAGTCCGGGTTTCCCTCGGAGCCCCCGCCCGTCTCCACATCCGCATCTGCATCCGCGGcggcagccgccgccgccgccgccgccgccgccgctacCGCTGCCGCCACCTCGGCATCCGCATCCGCATCGGCCTCCCCCAAGGGGGGCGCCGCAGCCTCTgctgctgcggcggcggcggcagcggcttCGGCCGCGCTGGCCTCCGCCACCGCTACGGCCGCTGCCGCCAGGGCGGCCTTCGCCTCCTCCTCCGCCAGGGCTGCCGCCGCCTCCCCCAGGGTGGCCTCCGCCACTGCCTCCACTACTGAGGCCTCGGCCTCCACCTCAGCCTCCACCTCTGCTTCCGCCTCCGCCACAGAGGCCTCCGCCACCGCCTCTGCCACGGTCGCCGCCGcagcctccgccgccgccgcagccgccgctGCCACCGCTGCCGCCACTCTCGCCGCTGTCGCCACGGTCGCCGGTGCCGCCGGGCCGCTGCCGCGACCTCCCTTCCCGcgagctggggggggggcagagaggcgggagagggcaggagggcaggagggcaggagagcAGGAGAGCAGGAGAGCAGGAGGGTGGGTGGGCCCCGGAACCCGGGCTGGGGGCGCGAGCGCGAGCTGGGGAGAGGGATCCCGGGCGAGCCGATCTGGGGAGTCCCAATCACCTGCGATGGCGAGCGCTGCCAGGAGCGCACCGGTGCGAGTCGCCGCAGCCTgcagcctgctgctgctgctgccgccgctgccgctgccgccgccgccgctcggTCGTGGGCTAGCGTGCGGGGCGCGGGCGGGCGGCgtgtggtggggggcgggggggtgttgGCGTCTGTGGTCCGGGCAGCTGGGAAGGCTTCTGTCTCTTTGGTTCCCCCTGTGGCTGCTGCGGGGCTGCGGGGCCGCGGGcggtgggagggggcgggagcgggaggcttggggttggggggcgggggggtgtgaGCCCTCAGCCTCTTGGATCGCCTGGGTGTGTATGAAGAGGGAGCCAAGGGGAAGGGCTCCAGGTGGACCAAGGGAATAGGGGTTTAGATGTAGGGAGCTTGGTTTtattcctcctctcccccaaagAACGTCTAAATGACTCAATCAAGCACCTTGCGAGGGAGGGTGGGTGGCTGTTGAGAATACACTTGGCTGGTCCAAACAAAGCCAAGAAAAATGGTTTTCTCACGCTCGGGGGCTCTACCCACttcaacaccacacacacacacacacacacacacacacacacacacacacacacactctctctctctctctctctctctctctctctctctctctctctctctctctctctctctctctctctctctctctctctccagcatcACTGCCACCACAGCGACAACTCCTGTTCCGAGCTGAagctggggcaggtggggcaAGCTCCCCCTGCAGCCTGCTGACCCATTTTCTCAGAGATCCCTCCCCCTTTTCCAGCTCTTTCCCTCCTCTGCAACACTTGCAAAAGAGGAAATAAGGAACACAGCAACACGTATCCATTCATCCCTAATGCCATGCCACGAATATTTATGGAGCTGGGTCCCTAGGGATACAGGGgtctgggaggcaggaggaaacaGACTGGCTTTGAGGTTGACCTCGGGAGCAGACGGTCCCCCCTGGAAACCCTGTCCCTGCTCCAGACTTTGGAAGAACTAGGGACCTGAGGTTCTTCAGCCTCCCTcaacccctcccacccacccgGTCTCAATTCATGAAGCCTGGAAGTGAGGGAATCAAGACCAGCACCCCGTCCTTAGTGCCGTGCTCCATGATATAGGTGAGGAAAGCCAAATCAagggctggggacagggcctGGTCCGGAGCCAGGCACTAGTTTGTTCTTGGCTCTGTGCCCAAGGTGCTGAGGTTTCCAACATGAACCAAGAAATGCACATCTAtgttggaaacaaaaacaaaacctgggcTCTCTCTACAATGAGGTGTCTTCTCCCGGTTCACCAGCTCGTATTTGTGGAAGCCTTACCAAGTACTTGGCACTGAGGGCTCAGAGACAGGCAATGCGAAAAGTGAGCAGTGAATGTTGATGCGTTGGAGTATGGGGCAGGGTGTGAAAAGGTGAGTAGTGTGGGTTGTGGGAACAGAGAGGCCACACAGGGCCAAATGCTGAGGGGATAGACGGCAGTCCACCCTTAGAGTGCAGCAGAGGCTAGAGTCCCACTTCTTCCAGAAAGGGGGACCCAGCCACTAACTCTTCCCCGTAGGAAACAAGCGAGGCTGCAGAGAAGatggacacccccacccccttgcccaTGAACTCTGAAAGATGAGTAGCCGTCCACCACCATGTTGAGGCAGGAGGGAAGACATGCCAGATAGAGGGATTGGTGTGTGTCCAAGGTCCTGAGGCATGCTTAGCACACGCCTGGTCACTTCTGGTTATGCCTAATTATCTGGCCTGGACAGGGCTCATGGCCCCCAGGAATAGGTGGCAAAAGAGGGCGGGAAGGTGCAGGACCCTGCAAAGCAAGCTAAGGTGCTTGCTTGGGTGCTCTAGACCCAAGCTCATGGACCCCACTGAGCACATTCAAGGAGGGGCTCGGTATAATCAGATCTTTAGAAAGGGTACAAATTCAACATCGATACAGAACACAGCTGAGAGAGTAGATCTGAAAAGTCCTCATTACAAGGGGGAAACGAAATGTAACTAACTGAGGTGATGAAGTTCATTAAACTTTTGTGGTAATCACTTAGTGATACGCGTATGTATATCAAATCCTTACGTTGTACACTTTAAACGTATACGGTGTTGtatatcagttatatctcagtaaaactggggggagggggacccctcaatacacacataaatgtgtgtgtgcccATGCACGCACACAGGCACACGCACACCCAAACTGAGATGGAGTGGACAGAACAAAAAGAAGACAGTCAGATGTGACGAGTTCCAAAAGAGTCAGAACAACGCTTCCCTCagtccctcctttccttccatgaATAGAGGTTTCACACTTGCTGTGATCAGGCATTGAACCGTGGACTTTGGGGTCAGATATAAAAAGTGATCAAATCACAGTGCCTTCGTTCAGGACGTCTCACTCCACTAAAGCTCAGGCTGCCCATACAAGTAAGAGAAATGCCAGCCGAGGGCTATACCTTCTGTGATTGGCCTGTGGTAGCCACGGAGTTTCATCTGCCCCGAacattttctctcctccccctcacccccgcccctccACCTTCCTTGggtcaataaagctgttttccatggtggcagCGTTGGCTGGACCTGGGCCACTGCACATGACAGAACAACCCTGAAGCATCAGAACTGGGTTGAGGAGGCAGTGAGAACTCTCTCATCGCTGGCTGGAAAGCATCCCAAGATGGCTGAGAAGCAGACATACAGACATGTACCTCGCCAGCTTGCGCGGTCTAGCCCTCTGCGACTAGACAGGGCTAGTGCCAGCCAAAGGAAGTGGCCGAGACTTAGGAAAAGCCTGCTCTGCAGCTGGGACCTTGACCAAGGTGGTCACTGTCGCCACTCTTAGGAGCCATCTCTTGGGGGTCTAAGTTGCAGGAGGCAGATGAGCTGTGCCTCACCATTCTGGGTGGCCATCCAGGAGGGACCCGAGGAGCCAGAGGCTAAGGGGGAAGCCATGATTGCTAGGAGGAGAGGATGTGAGGATTGTCGAGACAACAGGACAAGATGAGAAGAACTTCTCGGCCCATTGTTTGGAGACAGAATGACAAGAGGGACCAATTCAAGGACCGGGACTCAACGAGatctctttgtctggctttgactTCCACCCCACAGGGCCAACAAAAGTCGGTGAAACGGGAAGAGAAAGAGGTTCAGCAAAGTCATGCTGTGGCCAGTGAATCCCCAAACCTGTCAAACCAGGAGACAGTCTCTAGGCCCCTGACCCTCCAGCAAGAGCACCAGGGCCAGTACAGTGACAAGGAGAGCAGCTGGGGAATGCTCTCGCAGCCCTTTCTCACAGAGGCCTCCATGGCGtccccctctcctttttcttcagtTCCTGGTCACATCTGCAATCAAAGGTGTTCCGACTACTAGTTGCTGTGATGGACGCAAAAGTgaagacccccaccccccaccccccatgcggtgtcaggagagggagggaaaggtcCCTTTCTTTGGGGAGGAAGTGTTCCTTGTTTCATTCAGGCAGcgattcaacaagtatttatggaGGGCCTCCGTTGTACCAGGTGTTGTTCTAGGTAGAGTCCTTGCACCTGAGGAACTTATTTTCTAGCGGGGAAGACAGGCAATAAACATGGCAGAAAATGTAAAAGCACTTAAAGGTTGCCAGGGCTGCCCTCAGGGAAATAAGTGAGTCGATTTGGTACATATTCCCCAGAGCCTAGGAGAAGCGGCAAAGGTCAGGGACAGGCTTTCCGAGGAGAGTGATATGTGGCCAGTCCCGCTGGGAAACAGAGGGACAACCTGTCCAGCAGGGAGAACTGCAATTGCTCTGGCCTGGTGGCAGAAAAGAGGGGCACTGTAGGGGCAGGAAGGatgtcagtgtggctggagcccaGCGAGAGCGGGGACGGAGGGAACAAAGGACAGTGCAGTGGTGGGAAGGAGCCAGGAGGAAGAGTTTGGTTTTCATTCAAGGAGCTCCGGGGAGCCAGAGAGAGGATTGAATCAAGGGAGGGCCGTGATCTAATTAGATTCAATAATTTCTCTCTGGCTGCTCTCCGTGGAGAACACTGCAAGTGGGCAGGGCACAAAACAAAGCAGGGAGGCCAGTTCAGACCCTCTTGCAGTAGTCTCATTGGGAGAGGCAGTGGCTTGCCCCAGACTGGCAGCATGAATTTGCAGCATAGTGCATGGGTTCATTCACGTGATATTTTGGAATGGGAACAGACATCACTTGCTGGTGGGTTGAAGGCAGTTGGTGAACGCACTTAAGAAATGAATGGTTACTAGGAGAGTATTTTCTTGCAAGGCTTGGTCAGGGGTGTGTTAGGTATGGTCATAGACTATACCAGGAGTGGATGGGGTAGATTTGGAGAGGGGAGACAGACAGTTGGGGGTGCGTGTCAAGAGCTCCCATTTGTACATGTGAAGGGTCTGAAGTCTGGAGAACCCCACTCTCTGGGTTGTCTGCAAAAAGAGAATTGTTGGGACAACAGGACACAGATAGTATTTAAAGCCACGGGACTGGACAGAATCACCTAGAGAGAGTACTGGCAGAAGACGGTGCAGAGCTATTCCCGGAGACATGCCCAACATGTAGAAGAAACTGGGTTGAGGATGACGAGCCAGCAGAAGAGACTGAGAAGGACTGGATGGAGAACGGGCCAGCCCCAAACCTGACTTTTCTCCAAGACTTTGCATGGTCCAGCCTCGGTGTCCTCCCTCAGGCCTTGCTATCAGTGCTATTGGTTGTATGTGCAcgtgggggttgggggttggcTCAAGAGGGAACAACAAGGACTTTTGTGTGCTAGAGTTTCAATTTCTCTTGCTGTTCGTTTCAAGGTGGAGCTTTAAAAAGAGATAGATTCAGATACAGAGACATCCAAAGAGCGTTTGGAGCCAGCACTGCTCTTCCATTTCATATGGCCCACCTCCCTCTTCCCAACTGGAGGGAGCAATAGAAAGGAAATGGGGGTGTGGGTCAGAGAGCAAGGGGGAAGGAATAGAAGTCACAGAAGAAGGTAGGGGGTGGGAGCGGGTACCAACGGGGAGAGGGACAGATCAACGCTCtcggcaaaagaaaaaaaaaagaaaaaagaatcaaaatgctGAAAACAGGGATCTACATAAATCTCTTCCCATGAATTTCTCATGGACATAGCTGTAGGAGGAATGCTCAGGGGAACAGAGAATGAAAGCATACCTGTATTTTGTAGCAGGGAAGCTGTTTTCATCAACTCACACTGCCCCCAAACTCCCCcgaataaatatatgaattatgaatatatgaatgaatgaatgatgacatGTAATTATgtcaacgacaacaacaacaacaaaacaagaacaaagccaacaacaacaacaaagcagcCTTAGGCTTTTCTTTAGGAAGAGTTGGAAAGTGTTTGGATGTGCCccaggtatttaaaaaatgagacctaTGGTTATTGAGTTGTCCTGAGTAAATACAACACATTTAGCAAATGGCCCTTTGGTTCCTTATACAGCAAGGCGTCACAGGGCAGTAGAGATGGAATGAGAGCCGACCCGGTAGAAATAAGAGCCCCAGGGCATCAGGCCACACACGGGAGCAGGCTTATCACCAAAGATTTCCTACTGGGCAAACTAGGATACATAGCAAGCACTGGTAGGTTGGGGAAGGACTGAAGACATTGTGGTGAAGCCATTCTGTGGATCATTATGCAAACGTTAACAAGCATGAGTTCTGTCTATAAGGGGTGGCTTACAGGAAGTTGCAAAATATGCTGTTATTAAATGAGGAAAGCACATTGCAGAGAAGGGAACCACATATGGcccttttgtgtgtgttgtgggggggggggggcaggtcacgcggggagatggggagagacaTGAGGTCTCCTAGGCATTTCATCCTAAAACGACAAAAATGGAACCCCTGAGCTGCTTTTATCTCCAGTCCCCTACCCTCCCTAACTTGGCTCCTCCCACAGAAGCCTTGCTCTTCTCAAGGAATAGCACCTGCTTCCTCTGAGGTAGTCAAGTGAAATAAGAATGGAGGGGCAcccttatttccttcctctcccactgcCACATCTTCCTCTGGCCACTATCTCATCCTTTGGCCGTTTCTATCACTTCTACCTCCGAAACCCCACTGGAACCTCTCCAGCTTCACCAGAGTCTACCATCATGCCTCTCATGGGTTTCTGCCAAGCCTCCTCACTGGTCTCCCACTTCCACCAAGCTTCCTTTCCATCCAGGAGCCAGAATGATCTTTCTGAAAAGGAATGGTGCCTTTTGCCTCCCCTACTCAACACCCCAGAAGGGTTTCCCGCTTCACCTCACCTGAAGTGCAAACCCCTCAACATGACTTAAATATAATGAGCTGCACAACCAGGCCCTTGCCAACCTCCCCGTGCTCTCAGAAGTAAACAAGGTCCTCAAAAGAGAACATAAGTGATGATATTGGGGCTCAGGATGGTCATAAGAAATGAAGATGCCTACCCTAGCGGTTCTTGTATGTTCCTGAATTCCTGGGCCAAAATTGCTCAAAGAACATGGGCCTTGGAGTCTGATGGACTTGGAGGCAGAGTCCAGAGCAAAACGCTTAACTGCTCTAAACCTCGGcatgtgctttttatttgtttgtttgtttgtttgtttgtttgtttattcagtctttttagggccacacccatggcatatggaggctcccaggccaggggtcgaatcagagcagtagctgctggccacagccacagccatcacaatgccagatccgagtcgcgtctgcgacctgcgccacagtgctcggcaacgtcagatcctgaacccactgagcaaggccagggatcgaacccgtgtcctcatggataaaggtcagatttgtttctgctgagccacaacgggaacttctcggCATGTGTTTGAGTGTGAATTTCAGAAACCCTATTGAAGGTTCCGAGGgtggtttttaaatatatgtatatctattaaattaaatataataaatatatttatagagatatagatatgaatttttaaatagatataaattcacatatatctatatgtagGCAGATGTATACTTAAAACAAGTGGttttggagtccccgtcgtggcacagaggaaatgaatctgactaggaaccatgaggtcgcgggttggatccctggcttcgctcagtgggttcgggatccggcattgccgtgagctgtggcgtaggtcgcagacgcggctcagatcctgcgttgctgtggctgtggtgtaggccggcagctgtagctccgaccggacccctagcctgggaacctccatatgctgccctatgACATATGgcggtggcacatggaggttttttggtgcggcccccaaaagcaaagcaaccaaccaaacaaaaaaaaaccaagtagtTTTGCCCCAACCATACTTAGGAACCAAGAACAAGGGGC
It encodes:
- the LOC125118316 gene encoding polyadenylate-binding protein 1-like 2, with the protein product MASLYVGDLHPEVTEAMLYEKFSPAGPILSIRICRDKITRRSLGYAYVNYQQPVDAKRALETLNFDVIKGRPVRIMWSQRDPSLRKSGVGNVFIKNLGKTIDNKALYNIFSAFGNILSCKVACDEKGPKGYGFVHFQKQESAERAIDAMNGMFLNYRKIFVGRFKSHKEREAERGAWARQSTSADVKDFEEDTDEEATLR